The genomic interval TTCAGGTGTTAGCTCAGCCATCTGAATCCCCAGGTAGGGATGTTCTGCTTTACCTTTAGTGACGAGTTGTTCTGCGACTCGCTGGGCAGTGTTGATTGGAATCGCAAACCCAATCCCCTGTGCCCCTTGAATAATTGCCGAGTTGATGCCAATGACTTCTCCGGCAGAGTTGATCAACGGTCCACCGGAATTTCCGGGATTGATGGCAGCATCGGTTTGAATAAAGTCAACCCGTTCTGCGGCGGAAACTCCGACATCTGCTGCCGATCGCCCTGTCGCGCTAATAATTCCATCGGTAACTGTGTTGCTAAGCCCCAGGGGGTTGCCGATCGCGATCGCCGCCTGCCCTGGCAATAAATTATCCGAGTTGCCTAATTTAACCGTGGGCAACCCGTTTGCATCAATCTTTACCACTGCCAAATCCGTGGTTGGATCGGTACCCATGACGGTGCCCTTAAACTGGCGTCCATCTTTTAAGACAACAGAGACATTATCTGCGCCTTGAACCACATGGGCATTGGTCAAAATCCGCCCATCTGAAGTGGTGATAAATCCAGAACCAGTGCCCTTCTGAACACGCTGGCGGGAAGG from Kovacikia minuta CCNUW1 carries:
- a CDS encoding HhoA/HhoB/HtrA family serine endopeptidase; translation: MMKSPFKQPFFCLALLLIGSSAGCAAIKSNDNATEQPVALTSAPPSPLPSPKLNDLDYVAQIVQRVGPAVVRIDSSRTVGQSGGDSLFEQFFGDQAPSRQRVQKGTGSGFITTSDGRILTNAHVVQGADNVSVVLKDGRQFKGTVMGTDPTTDLAVVKIDANGLPTVKLGNSDNLLPGQAAIAIGNPLGLSNTVTDGIISATGRSAADVGVSAAERVDFIQTDAAINPGNSGGPLINSAGEVIGINSAIIQGAQGIGFAIPINTAQRVAEQLVTKGKAEHPYLGIQMAELTPEIRDQINQSDAGLKITQDKGVVIIAVQRNAPAARAGLRPGDLIAGINGTAVQTSRQVQQQVEATTLGNTLEITVNRNGQTQTVKVKPEPLPARENRE